The following proteins are co-located in the Castanea sativa cultivar Marrone di Chiusa Pesio chromosome 8, ASM4071231v1 genome:
- the LOC142606220 gene encoding uncharacterized protein LOC142606220 produces MRKEVDKLKSAMKDKGKENLDGMIRRTDSPFTNEVLNCPLPPKFCLLQLELYDGSKDPLDRIKSFETLMLFQMTPDEVMCRAFPTTMKGAARVDEVEDQVILTTFQAGLLPGDFFFSITKSPPKTVVELLRKAQKYMNAEDAVLAKEMKGKRKRDEGTNNNRDKKEKIRSGGRTIVKKKEPPDRKPKFTNFTPLIMPIEQTFERPGGDFNLVRKLQKYVRKTELYRYQWKDDQDKTLEIGNTKPPVGEIKTISGGITADKTLKSLKRAQEREINNIHSRFPPMKMPRNDEPNIVFLERDSRGIRQPYDDPFVIMLRVEKFNIHRVLIDNESSADIVYLPTFQQMKLDKKRIRPFTSPLVSFTGDRIVPRGIVTLIVIVGTYLAQSPRKLISS; encoded by the exons ATGAGAAAGGAGGTGGACAAACTAAAAAGTGCTATGAAGGACAAAGGCAAAGAGAACCTAGATGGGATGATTCGAAGGACGGACTCACCATTCACTAATGAAGTGCTGAATTGTCCCCTCCCACCAAAATTTTGTCTCCTACAATTGGAGTTATATGACGGTTCCAAGGATCCCTTGGATCGCATCAAATCGTTCGAGACGCTAATGCTGTTCCAGATGACCCCAGACGAAGTGATGTGTAGGGCATTCCCAACAACAATGAAGGGAGCAGCTAGA GTAGACGAGGTTGAAGATCAAGTCATCTTAACAACCTTCCAAGCAGGATTGCTACCAGGagatttcttcttctcaatCACTAAAAGTCCACCAAAGACAGTAGTAGAGTTACTCCGTAAAGCtcagaagtacatgaatgcagaGGATGCAGTGCTTGCAAAGGAGATGaaagggaaaaggaaaagagatgAAGGAACAAACAACAATCGTGATAAGAAGGAGAAGATACGAAGTGGTGGACGGACcatagtaaaaaagaaagagcCTCCGGATAGGAAACCCAAGTTCACCAACTTCACTCCTCTAATAATGCCAATTGAGCAG ACATTTGAAAGACCAGGTGGAGATTTTAATTTGGTAAGGAAGTTGCAAAAATACGTCAGAAAGACAGAGTTGTATAGGTACCAATGGAAGGACGACCAGGACAAAACTTTAGAGATAGGGAATACCAAACCCCCTGTAGGAGAAATAAAGACGATCTCGGGAGGAATAACAGCAGACAAAACGCTGAAATCCCTAAAAAGGGCACAGGAAAGGGAGATAAACAACATCCATTCACGGTTCCCTCCAATGAAGATGCCAAGGAATGACGAACCCAATATTGTCTTCTTAGAGAGAGACAGTCGCGGCATCAGGCAACCCTATGATGATCCATTTGTAATCATGCTTAGAGTAGAGAAGTTCAACATCCACCGGGTGCTCATTGACAACGAAAGTTCAGCGGATATCGTCTACTTACCTACGTTTCAACAAATGAAGTTGGATAAGAAGAGGATCAGACCTTTCACCTCGCCTCTAGTAAGCTTCACAGGAGATAGAATTGTCCCTAGAGGCATTGTCACTCTAATTGTGATTGTAGGAACTTATTTGGCACAGTCACCAAGGAAATTGATTTCCTCATAG
- the LOC142606221 gene encoding uncharacterized protein LOC142606221 has product MHLQGVPDEIMCKSFPTTLKGLARIWYSRLTPNSISTFKELGAQFVSHFIGGHRYKKSTAYLMSIRQRKDETLRSYISRFNKDVLSIDEANDKILVVVFTNKLRKGKFLFSLYKNDPKTMSDVLYRATKYMNAEDAPLAREEKPRKKERQEDTRVDRGQKMARTGERRENRRSKTPTGKFTSFTLLIALINQVLMQIKDEGSLTSPSKLKGDPNRRSKDKYWRFHRDHGQDTTDCYDLKQEIEALIRQGKLQRFVSKNRTDPPHDPAPRQENKRLRPSIGDIRMIIGGTTSFSSSKKARKTYLRMVRSVQLAGAVPKMRQIDNPVVEFSKEDARRLHHLHDDAIVVTLQVGDYNTHQVLVNNGSSVDILYYLALQ; this is encoded by the coding sequence ATGCACCTTCAAGGTGTGCCGGATGAGATCATGTGCAAGTCCTTCCCCACTACACTGAAGGGACTTGCGAGGATATGGTATAGCAGATTGACGCCCAATTCGATTAGCACTTTCAAGGAGTTAGGCGCTCaattcgtatcacactttattgggGGCCACCGATACAAGAAGTCCACAGCCTATTTGATGAGCATTAGGCAACGGAAAGATGAGACGCTAAGGTCATACATATCCCGCTTCAACAAAGACGttctctcgatagacgaggcaaaTGACAAGATACTAGTGGTTGTGTTCACCAACAAGCTACGGAAGGGTAAGTTTCTCTTCTCCTTATATAAGAACGACCCGAAGACTATGTCGGATGTGCTTTACAGGGCaaccaagtacatgaacgcgGAAGATGCGCCACTGGCTAGGGAAGAAAAGCCTAGAAAGAAGGAGAGACAAGAAGATACACGGGTAGACAGAGGACAGAAAATGGCCAGAACCGGGGAACGACGGGAAAATAGACGCTCCAAGACACCTACGGGTAAGTTCACAAGCTTTACCCTGCTAATCGCTCTAATTAATCAAGTGCTGATGCAAATTAAGGATGAAGGATCCTTGACTTCTCCCAGCAAACTGAAAGGAGACCCGAACAGGAGATCAAAGGATAAATATTGGCGTTTTCATCGTGATCATGGCCAAGATACGACCGACTGCTATGACCTGAAGCAAGAGATTGAAGCCCTTATCAGGCAAGGAAAGCTTCAGAGGTTCGTCAGTAAGAATAGGACAGACCCACCACATGACCCAGCTCCTCGACAGGAAAACAAGCGCCTGAGGCCCTCaataggagacataaggatgatcaTTGGGGGCACAACATCGTTTAGCTCGTCCAAAAAGGCCCGCAAAACGTACCTAAGGATGGTTCGTAGTGTCCAACTGGCAGGTGCCGTGCCGAAGATGAGACAGATCGACAACCCAGTTGTCGAGTTTTCAAAGGAGGATGCGCGGCGTCTCCACCACCTGCATGATGACGCGATTGTTGTGACTTTGCAAGTAGGAGATTACAATACGCACCAAGTTTTGGTTAATAACGGAAGCTCAGTTGATATCCTTTACTACCTTGCACTTCAATAG